One stretch of Macrotis lagotis isolate mMagLag1 chromosome 7, bilby.v1.9.chrom.fasta, whole genome shotgun sequence DNA includes these proteins:
- the LOC141494534 gene encoding chemokine C-C motif receptor-like 2, which translates to MDNDTSTTYYDVLIEDDFTEDLRPQCHKHDDKAFEAQVLPVFYTVIFLLGLGANGFLALILIKYKQLRELVDVFFLNMTIANFLFLFTFPFWIYTAKHSWDLGDPICRLISGVYSVGFYGYTCFLVLSIIHRYMAVVHVGRFHIATRKTAYSIIAGMWGLALLASLPEFILFQVQMEGSNYICHFVQPHYLPGEEKSWSHFLALKMNILGFLIPVSIAIFCFWRIKKTSRYKEKKYEILRFIFVKSLVFMGLWTPYNLVLFLRTFREQLNLNDCENSYQLDRAAQITKIIANTYCCINPVVYELLHFTFYKCLYCPFHPQNNAEGHLRERPI; encoded by the coding sequence ATGGACAATGACACTTCGACAACCTACTATGATGTTTTAATAGAAGATGACTTTACCGAGGACCTGAGGCCACAGTGCCACAAGCACGATGACAAAGCCTTCGAAGCACAAGTTCTGCCTGTGTTTTACACTGTGATATTTCTCCTTGGTCTGGGTGCCAATGGCTTCCTTGCACTGATCCTAATCAAATATAAGCAACTCAGAGAGCTGGTGGACGTCTTTTTCCTGAACATGACCATTgccaatttccttttcttgttcaCCTTCCCCTTCTGGATTTACACTGCAAAACATAGCTGGGACCTCGGAGATCCAATCTGTAGACTGATTTCTGGGGTCTACTCAGTGGGCTTCTATGGGTACACCTGCTTCTTGGTTCTTTCAATAATACATCGCTATATGGCAGTTGTCCATGTGGGAAGATTTCACATAGCCACCAGGAAGACTGCCTATAGCATCATTGCAGGTATGTGGGGACTGGCCCTGCTGGCCTCTTTACCAGAATTTATACTTTTCCAAGTTCAAATGGAAGGCAGCAATTACATTTGCCACTTTGTTCAACCTCATTATCTACCAGGGGAAGAGAAGTCCTGGAGCCATTTTCTGGCTTTAAAGATGAACATTTTAGGGTTTCTCATCCCAGTATCTATTGCTATCTTTTGCTTttggagaattaaaaaaacatcaagatataaggagaaaaaatatgaaattttaagatttatttttgtcAAGTCACTTGTTTTTATGGGATTGTGGACACCTTACAACCTAGTGCTTTTCCTTAGGACTTTTCGAGAGCAATTGAACTTGAATGATTGTGAGAACAGCTATCAACTGGACAGAGCAGCCCAAATAACCAAAATTATTGCAAACACTTACTGCTGCATTAATCCTGTGGTCTATGAACttttgcattttacattttacaaatgtctCTATTGCCCTTTCCATCCCCAAAATAATGCTGAAGGTCATCTGAGGGAGAGGCCGATATAG